The Streptomyces sp. P9-A4 genome contains a region encoding:
- the acnA gene encoding aconitate hydratase AcnA, with amino-acid sequence MSANSFDARSTLRVGDESYEIFKLDKVEGSARLPYSLKVLLENLLRTEDGANITADHIRALGNWDSQAQPSQEIQFTPARVIMQDFTGVPCVVDLATMREAVAALGGDPAKINPLSPAEMVIDHSVIADKFGTNSAFAENVELEYGRNKERYQFLRWGQTAFDDFKVVPPGTGIVHQVNIEHLARTVMVRNGQAYPDTLVGTDSHTTMVNGLGVLGWGVGGIEAEAAMLGQPVSMLIPRVVGFKLTGELPAGTTATDLVLTITEMLRKHGVVGKFVEFYGEGVAATSLANRATIGNMSPEFGSTAAVFPIDGETLSYLKLTGRSAQQVALVEAYAKEQGLWLDPAAEPDFSEKLELDLSTVVPSIAGPKRPQDRIVLANAAQQFAVDVRNYVADDDEVGKESFPASDAPANHPNGAPSKPVLVTAPDGSTYEIDHGAVTVAAITSCTNTSNPYVMVAAALVAKKAVEKGLTRKPWVKTTLAPGSKVVTDYFDKAGLTPYLDKVGFNLVGYGCTTCIGNSGPLPEEVSKAVNEHDLAVTSVLSGNRNFEGRINPDVKMNYLASPPLVVAYALAGSMKVDITKDALGVDQDGKPVYLADIWPSEAEVNDVVANAIGEDMFNKSYQDVFAGDAQWQALSIPTGNTFEWDTESTYVRKPPYFEGMTMETTPVTDIAGARVLAKLGDSVTTDHISPAGAIKADTPAGKYLTEHGVERRDFNSYGSRRGNHEVMIRGTFANIRLRNQIAPGTEGGFTRDFTVEGAPVSFIYDASQNYQAAGTPLVILGGKEYGSGSSRDWAAKGTALLGVKAVITESYERIHRSNLIGMGVLPLQFPAGQTADSLGLTGEETFSIAGVTELNEGTTPSTVKVTTDTGVEFDAVVRIDTPGEADYYRNGGIMQYVLRNLIRG; translated from the coding sequence GTGTCGGCGAACAGCTTCGACGCCCGCAGCACGCTGCGCGTGGGCGACGAGTCGTACGAGATCTTCAAGCTGGACAAGGTCGAGGGCTCCGCGCGCCTCCCTTACAGCCTGAAGGTCCTCCTGGAGAACCTGCTCCGCACCGAGGACGGCGCGAACATCACCGCCGACCACATCCGGGCCCTCGGCAACTGGGACTCGCAGGCCCAGCCGAGCCAGGAGATCCAGTTCACGCCGGCCCGCGTGATCATGCAGGACTTCACCGGCGTCCCCTGTGTCGTCGACCTCGCCACCATGCGTGAGGCCGTCGCCGCGCTCGGCGGCGACCCGGCGAAGATCAACCCGCTCTCCCCGGCCGAGATGGTCATCGACCACTCCGTCATCGCCGACAAGTTCGGCACGAACTCCGCCTTCGCGGAGAACGTCGAGCTGGAGTACGGCCGCAACAAGGAGCGCTACCAGTTCCTGCGCTGGGGCCAGACCGCCTTCGACGACTTCAAGGTCGTCCCCCCGGGCACCGGCATCGTCCACCAGGTGAACATCGAGCACCTGGCCCGTACGGTCATGGTCCGCAACGGCCAGGCGTACCCCGACACCCTCGTCGGCACCGACTCGCACACCACCATGGTCAACGGCCTGGGCGTGCTGGGCTGGGGCGTCGGCGGCATCGAGGCCGAGGCCGCGATGCTCGGCCAGCCGGTCTCCATGCTGATCCCGCGCGTCGTCGGCTTCAAGCTGACCGGCGAGCTGCCGGCCGGCACCACCGCCACCGACCTGGTCCTCACGATCACCGAGATGCTGCGCAAGCACGGCGTCGTCGGCAAGTTCGTCGAGTTCTACGGTGAGGGCGTCGCCGCCACCTCGCTCGCGAACCGCGCCACCATCGGCAACATGTCGCCGGAGTTCGGCTCCACCGCCGCGGTCTTCCCGATCGACGGCGAGACCCTGAGCTACCTCAAGCTCACCGGCCGCTCCGCGCAGCAGGTCGCGCTCGTCGAGGCGTACGCCAAGGAGCAGGGCCTCTGGCTCGACCCGGCCGCCGAGCCCGACTTCTCCGAGAAGCTGGAGCTCGACCTCTCCACGGTCGTCCCCTCCATCGCCGGCCCGAAGCGCCCGCAGGACCGCATCGTCCTCGCGAACGCCGCCCAGCAGTTCGCGGTCGACGTACGCAACTACGTCGCGGACGACGACGAGGTGGGCAAGGAGTCCTTCCCGGCCTCCGACGCCCCGGCGAACCACCCGAACGGTGCCCCGTCGAAGCCGGTCCTGGTGACCGCCCCCGACGGCTCGACCTACGAGATCGACCACGGTGCCGTCACCGTCGCCGCGATCACCTCCTGCACCAACACCTCGAACCCCTACGTGATGGTCGCCGCCGCGCTCGTCGCGAAGAAGGCCGTGGAGAAGGGCCTGACCCGCAAGCCGTGGGTCAAGACCACCCTCGCCCCGGGCTCGAAGGTCGTCACCGACTACTTCGACAAGGCGGGTCTCACCCCGTACCTCGACAAGGTCGGCTTCAACCTCGTCGGTTACGGCTGCACCACCTGCATCGGCAACTCCGGCCCGCTGCCGGAGGAGGTCTCCAAGGCCGTCAACGAGCACGACCTCGCCGTGACCTCGGTGCTCTCGGGCAACCGTAACTTCGAGGGTCGTATCAACCCCGACGTCAAGATGAACTACCTGGCCTCCCCGCCGCTGGTCGTCGCGTACGCCCTCGCCGGCTCCATGAAGGTGGACATCACCAAGGACGCCCTCGGCGTCGACCAGGACGGCAAGCCCGTCTACCTGGCCGACATCTGGCCGTCGGAGGCCGAGGTCAACGACGTCGTCGCCAACGCCATCGGCGAGGACATGTTCAACAAGTCCTACCAGGACGTCTTCGCGGGCGACGCCCAGTGGCAGGCGCTGTCGATCCCGACCGGCAACACCTTCGAGTGGGACACCGAGTCCACCTACGTGCGCAAGCCCCCGTACTTCGAGGGCATGACGATGGAGACCACCCCGGTCACCGACATCGCCGGCGCCCGCGTGCTGGCGAAGCTGGGCGACTCGGTCACCACCGACCACATCTCCCCGGCCGGTGCCATCAAGGCCGACACCCCGGCCGGCAAGTACCTCACCGAGCACGGTGTGGAGCGTCGTGACTTCAACTCCTACGGCTCGCGCCGTGGCAACCACGAGGTCATGATCCGCGGCACCTTCGCCAACATCCGCCTGCGCAACCAGATCGCGCCGGGCACCGAGGGCGGCTTCACCCGCGACTTCACCGTCGAGGGCGCGCCGGTGTCGTTCATCTACGACGCCTCGCAGAACTACCAGGCCGCCGGCACCCCGCTGGTCATCCTGGGCGGCAAGGAGTACGGCTCCGGCTCGTCCCGCGACTGGGCCGCCAAGGGCACCGCGCTCCTCGGCGTCAAGGCCGTCATCACCGAGTCGTACGAGCGCATCCACCGCTCGAACCTCATCGGCATGGGCGTCCTGCCGCTCCAGTTCCCGGCCGGCCAGACGGCCGACTCGCTCGGCCTGACCGGCGAGGAGACCTTCTCCATCGCGGGCGTCACGGAGCTGAACGAGGGCACCACGCCGAGCACGGTCAAGGTCACCACCGACACCGGTGTCGAGTTCGACGCGGTCGTCCGCATCGACACCCCCGGTGAGGCGGACTACTACCGCAACGGCGGCATCATGCAGTACGTGCTCCGCAACCTGATCCGCGGCTGA
- a CDS encoding FG-GAP repeat domain-containing protein yields MAKSSGLKRTGFLSRVTVAAITAALVGTTTAAVAAETPGASAKAVGATQAAPRATTFAATTASVTPTNALYGVNNAGDIYGYGLTGSGGLTASEKTGYGFQYKKFVTQADVNNNGESDGVWFVENNRLYYGPWSQDRRDLGGGYGVYNRLFSPSNIGGGTADDLLARDSAGVLWLYLGYNNGTIAPRIKVGGGWNAYTQITGKGDLSGDGKADIVARNGSGVLYLYKGTGNYKAPFSAPIRIGGGWNTFNNLLSVGDMNFDGIADLVARDAAGALWLYKGTGNAAAPFHTKVKIGTSGWNGFKLMF; encoded by the coding sequence GTGGCCAAGTCTTCTGGCCTGAAGCGCACGGGCTTCCTGTCCCGCGTCACCGTCGCTGCGATCACCGCCGCCCTCGTGGGCACCACCACGGCCGCGGTGGCGGCCGAGACGCCCGGGGCGTCCGCCAAGGCCGTCGGCGCCACCCAGGCGGCGCCCCGCGCCACCACCTTCGCCGCGACCACGGCCTCGGTCACCCCGACCAACGCCCTGTACGGCGTCAACAACGCCGGCGACATCTACGGGTACGGCCTCACCGGCTCCGGTGGCCTCACGGCCTCCGAGAAGACCGGCTACGGCTTCCAGTACAAGAAGTTCGTCACCCAGGCGGACGTCAACAACAACGGCGAGTCGGACGGTGTCTGGTTCGTCGAGAACAACCGCCTGTACTACGGCCCCTGGAGCCAGGACCGGCGTGACCTCGGTGGCGGCTACGGCGTCTACAACCGCCTCTTCTCCCCCTCCAACATCGGCGGCGGGACCGCGGACGACCTGCTCGCCCGCGACAGCGCCGGCGTGCTGTGGCTGTACCTCGGCTACAACAACGGCACCATCGCACCGCGCATCAAGGTCGGCGGCGGCTGGAACGCCTACACCCAGATCACCGGCAAGGGTGACCTGTCGGGTGACGGCAAGGCCGACATCGTCGCGCGCAACGGCTCGGGCGTGCTGTACCTCTACAAGGGCACCGGCAACTACAAGGCGCCCTTCTCCGCCCCCATCCGCATCGGTGGCGGCTGGAACACCTTCAACAACCTGCTGTCCGTCGGCGACATGAACTTCGACGGCATCGCGGACCTGGTGGCCCGCGACGCCGCGGGTGCCCTGTGGCTGTACAAGGGCACGGGCAACGCCGCCGCGCCCTTCCACACCAAGGTCAAGATCGGCACGTCCGGCTGGAACGGCTTCAAGCTGATGTTCTGA
- the ngcE gene encoding N-acetylglucosamine/diacetylchitobiose ABC transporter substrate-binding protein, which yields MGSTSAHTNEGLGRRDLIKRSAAIGLISVPTMGFLSACASSDSGGNGKVEKGTKSEKNPLGVNESAPLDFVLFDGGFGQQYAKDAVKVYETNYPKATVKFTPTQKITTTLQPRFNGGNPPDLIDNSGAEQMDMGVLVGQKQLADLTPLLDAPSVDDPSKKVRDTLRPGIVEMGQFDGEQCWILNYAYTVYGVWYSQKLLDSLDAKYPETWDEMLAVCEKAKRKGIAGWTYAGKHPYYVPFSLYPMIGKVGGREVLDAIDNLEPKAWEHPAVKACFEAYYELVQKGYILKGTPGLDHIQSQTAWTEGKALFIPNGSWVENEAAKTMPADFGLSVSAPTGIDASDKLPFGTIWAAGGEPFIVPAKAANAEGGMEQLRIMLSESSSKNFTQSVKSLTALNGGTDGIELSPGLKSGVAALEKAGQNVVNPRLQDWYVALQKEKIGVAGIGEMMAGRATPAETIKKIQKYADEAAKDSSIKHYKH from the coding sequence ATGGGATCCACCTCCGCACACACCAATGAGGGCCTTGGCCGTCGCGATCTGATCAAGCGTTCTGCCGCTATCGGTCTGATCTCCGTACCGACGATGGGCTTCCTCTCCGCATGTGCGAGCAGTGACAGCGGTGGCAACGGAAAGGTCGAGAAGGGCACGAAGTCCGAAAAGAACCCGCTCGGGGTGAACGAGTCGGCACCGCTCGATTTCGTCCTCTTCGACGGCGGATTCGGACAGCAGTACGCCAAGGACGCGGTCAAGGTCTACGAGACCAATTACCCCAAGGCGACCGTCAAGTTCACCCCCACCCAGAAGATCACCACCACGCTCCAGCCCCGCTTCAACGGCGGCAACCCGCCGGACCTCATCGACAACTCGGGCGCCGAGCAGATGGACATGGGTGTCCTCGTCGGCCAGAAGCAGCTCGCTGACCTCACCCCGCTCCTCGACGCGCCGTCCGTCGACGACCCGTCCAAGAAGGTCCGCGACACCCTGCGGCCCGGCATCGTCGAGATGGGCCAGTTCGACGGCGAGCAGTGCTGGATTCTCAACTACGCCTACACCGTCTACGGCGTCTGGTACTCGCAGAAGCTCCTCGACTCGCTCGACGCGAAGTACCCCGAGACCTGGGACGAGATGCTGGCCGTCTGCGAGAAGGCCAAGCGGAAGGGCATCGCGGGCTGGACGTACGCGGGCAAGCACCCGTACTACGTCCCGTTCTCGCTCTACCCGATGATCGGCAAGGTCGGTGGCCGCGAGGTCCTGGACGCCATCGACAACCTGGAGCCGAAGGCCTGGGAGCACCCCGCGGTCAAGGCCTGCTTCGAGGCGTACTACGAGCTCGTCCAGAAGGGCTACATCCTCAAGGGCACGCCCGGCCTGGACCACATCCAGTCGCAGACCGCCTGGACCGAGGGCAAGGCGCTGTTCATCCCGAACGGCTCCTGGGTCGAGAACGAGGCCGCGAAGACCATGCCGGCCGACTTCGGCCTGTCCGTCTCCGCCCCGACCGGCATCGACGCCTCGGACAAGTTGCCGTTCGGCACCATCTGGGCGGCCGGCGGTGAGCCCTTCATCGTCCCGGCGAAGGCGGCCAACGCCGAGGGCGGCATGGAGCAGCTGCGCATCATGCTCAGCGAGTCGTCCTCCAAGAACTTCACGCAGTCCGTGAAGTCCCTGACGGCCCTCAACGGCGGCACCGACGGCATCGAGCTGTCCCCGGGTCTCAAGTCCGGTGTGGCGGCCCTGGAGAAGGCCGGCCAGAACGTCGTCAACCCGCGCCTGCAGGACTGGTACGTCGCCCTCCAGAAGGAGAAGATCGGCGTCGCCGGCATCGGCGAGATGATGGCCGGCCGCGCGACCCCGGCCGAGACGATCAAGAAGATCCAGAAGTACGCCGACGAGGCGGCCAAGGACTCCTCGATCAAGCACTACAAGCACTAG
- a CDS encoding carbohydrate ABC transporter permease: MQHGKYRFIVGFLAAPLALYALFVIWPFIQSIYYSFTDWTGLSPEFGMVGFDNYSRMLDDEIFWKSFQHSLILALVLPLVTVGLALFFAFMLNVGGRRRRGAAIAGVRGSSFYKIVYFFPQVLSIAIVALLFQFAYNPNSGAINSVLKGVGLGSIQPDWLGDPDLALICVMVVLVWSTVGFFVVLFSAGMASIPRDFYEAALLDGASRFTTFFKITLPLLWDTVQSGWIYMGILALGAESFAVVQIMTVGPSGGGPDYSTIVLPLYVYQKAFRDGQAAYATTIGVALLVLTLAFAAVVTKLGRRERLEF, from the coding sequence ATGCAACACGGCAAGTACCGTTTCATCGTGGGGTTCCTGGCGGCCCCCCTCGCGCTCTACGCGCTCTTCGTCATCTGGCCGTTCATCCAGTCGATCTACTACTCGTTCACGGACTGGACCGGGCTGAGTCCCGAATTCGGGATGGTCGGATTCGACAACTACAGTCGGATGCTGGACGACGAGATCTTCTGGAAGTCGTTCCAGCACAGTCTGATCCTCGCGCTGGTGCTGCCGCTGGTGACCGTCGGCCTCGCACTTTTCTTCGCCTTCATGCTGAATGTCGGCGGTCGGCGCCGCAGGGGTGCCGCCATCGCGGGTGTGCGCGGATCATCTTTCTACAAGATCGTCTATTTCTTCCCGCAGGTGCTGTCGATCGCGATCGTGGCGCTGCTCTTCCAGTTCGCGTACAACCCCAATAGCGGAGCCATTAACTCCGTTTTGAAGGGTGTCGGCCTCGGCAGCATCCAGCCCGACTGGCTCGGCGATCCGGACCTCGCACTCATCTGCGTGATGGTGGTTCTCGTCTGGTCCACCGTCGGATTCTTCGTCGTCCTCTTCTCGGCCGGCATGGCGTCCATTCCGCGGGACTTCTACGAAGCCGCCCTGCTCGACGGCGCCAGCCGGTTCACCACGTTCTTCAAGATCACGCTGCCGCTGCTCTGGGACACCGTGCAGTCGGGCTGGATCTACATGGGCATCCTCGCGCTCGGCGCGGAATCCTTCGCCGTCGTCCAGATCATGACCGTCGGTCCCTCCGGCGGCGGGCCCGACTACTCCACCATCGTCCTTCCGCTGTACGTGTACCAGAAGGCGTTCCGGGACGGTCAGGCCGCCTACGCAACGACCATCGGTGTCGCGCTCCTCGTCCTCACGCTGGCCTTCGCGGCCGTCGTGACGAAGCTGGGCCGGCGCGAGCGGCTGGAGTTCTGA
- a CDS encoding carbohydrate ABC transporter permease has product MKTTDTATTGVETPGGPGGPGPAVTRTTAPAPRKESKSEGATLNVFSHGVLIIWAIMVVTPLLWAVMTSFKTDKAIFTSPWSLPDKLHFENWSRAWTEAHMSDYFLNTILVVGGSLIGTLLLGSMAAYVLARFDFPGSRFIYFLFIGGMSFPIILALVPLFYVMQNMALLNTLHGLIVVYIAYSLPFTVFFLTAFFRTLPTSVAEAAFVDGASHTRTFFQVMLPMAKPGLISVGIFNFLGQWNQYLLPTVLNTEPEKKVLSQGLVQLAVSQGYKGDWSGLFAGLVMAMLPVLAAYIIFQRQVVAGLTAGAVK; this is encoded by the coding sequence ATGAAGACGACCGACACTGCCACCACCGGCGTCGAGACCCCCGGCGGGCCCGGCGGCCCGGGACCCGCGGTCACCAGGACGACGGCGCCCGCGCCCCGCAAGGAGTCCAAGAGTGAGGGCGCGACCCTCAACGTCTTCTCGCACGGCGTCCTGATCATCTGGGCGATCATGGTCGTCACGCCGCTGCTCTGGGCGGTCATGACCTCCTTCAAGACCGACAAGGCGATCTTCACCTCGCCGTGGTCGCTGCCCGACAAGCTGCACTTCGAGAACTGGTCGCGCGCCTGGACCGAAGCGCACATGAGCGACTACTTCCTGAACACGATCCTGGTGGTCGGCGGCTCGCTCATCGGCACCCTGCTCCTCGGCTCGATGGCGGCCTACGTGCTGGCCCGCTTCGACTTCCCGGGCAGCCGCTTCATCTACTTCCTCTTCATCGGCGGGATGAGCTTCCCGATCATCCTGGCGCTGGTGCCGCTGTTCTACGTGATGCAGAACATGGCCCTGCTCAACACGCTGCACGGCCTGATCGTGGTCTACATCGCGTACTCGCTGCCGTTCACCGTCTTCTTCCTCACGGCCTTCTTCCGCACCCTGCCGACCTCGGTCGCGGAAGCGGCCTTCGTGGACGGCGCCTCGCACACCCGGACCTTCTTCCAGGTGATGCTGCCGATGGCCAAGCCGGGCCTCATCAGCGTCGGCATCTTCAACTTCCTCGGCCAGTGGAACCAGTACCTGCTGCCGACCGTGCTCAACACCGAGCCGGAGAAGAAGGTGCTCTCGCAGGGCCTGGTCCAGCTCGCCGTCAGCCAGGGCTACAAGGGTGACTGGTCGGGGCTCTTCGCCGGCCTGGTGATGGCGATGCTCCCGGTGCTCGCCGCGTACATCATCTTCCAGCGGCAGGTGGTCGCCGGTCTGACGGCCGGCGCCGTGAAGTGA
- a CDS encoding ROK family transcriptional regulator — translation METPGSQTSLHRANLERVVRAVRMAGSLTQAEIARTTGLSAATVSNIVRELKDGGTVDVTPTSAGGRRARSVSLSGDAGIVIGVDFGHTHLRVAVGNLAHQVLAEEAEPLDVDASAAEGFDRAEQLVNRLILATGIGRDKVIGVGLGVPGPIDVSSGTLGSTSILPGWSGINPAEELSGRLGVPVHVDNDANLGALGELVWGSGRGVKDLAYIKVASGVGAGLVIDGRVYRGPGGTAGEIGHITLDESGPVCRCGNRGCLETFTAARYVLPLLQPGHGPDLTMEKVVRLAREGDPGCRRVIADVGRHIGSGIANLCNLLNPSRVVLGGDLAEAGELVLTPIRDSVSRYAIPSAARQLSLVQGALGGRAEVLGALALVLSEMGDSTLLESALPTAGPASRLAFT, via the coding sequence ATGGAGACTCCGGGGTCGCAGACGTCGCTGCACAGGGCCAATCTCGAACGGGTCGTCCGGGCGGTGCGCATGGCCGGATCGCTCACCCAGGCGGAGATCGCCCGGACGACGGGCCTGTCCGCCGCCACGGTCTCCAACATCGTCCGGGAGCTGAAGGACGGCGGCACCGTCGATGTCACGCCCACCTCGGCGGGCGGCCGGCGGGCCCGCAGCGTCTCGCTCTCGGGCGACGCGGGCATCGTGATCGGCGTCGACTTCGGCCATACGCACCTCCGGGTCGCGGTCGGCAACCTCGCCCACCAGGTGCTCGCCGAGGAGGCCGAGCCGCTGGACGTGGACGCCTCCGCCGCCGAGGGCTTCGACCGGGCGGAACAGCTGGTCAACCGGCTGATCCTGGCCACCGGCATCGGCCGGGACAAGGTGATCGGCGTCGGACTCGGCGTACCGGGACCGATCGACGTCTCCTCCGGCACGCTCGGGTCGACCTCGATCCTGCCGGGCTGGAGCGGCATCAACCCCGCCGAGGAGCTGTCCGGCCGGCTCGGCGTCCCGGTGCACGTCGACAACGACGCCAACCTCGGCGCGCTCGGCGAGCTGGTCTGGGGCAGCGGGCGGGGCGTCAAGGACCTGGCGTACATCAAGGTGGCCAGCGGCGTCGGAGCCGGGCTCGTCATCGACGGGCGGGTCTACCGGGGGCCCGGCGGCACCGCGGGCGAGATCGGGCACATCACGCTCGACGAGTCGGGCCCGGTCTGCCGCTGCGGCAACCGGGGCTGCCTGGAGACCTTCACCGCCGCCCGGTACGTGCTGCCGCTGCTCCAGCCGGGCCACGGCCCCGATCTGACCATGGAGAAGGTCGTCCGGCTGGCCCGGGAGGGCGACCCCGGCTGCCGTCGGGTGATCGCCGACGTGGGGCGGCACATCGGCAGTGGCATCGCCAACCTCTGCAACCTGCTGAACCCGAGCCGGGTGGTGCTCGGCGGCGACCTCGCGGAGGCCGGGGAGCTGGTCCTGACGCCCATCAGGGACTCCGTCTCGCGGTACGCGATCCCCAGTGCCGCCCGGCAGCTCTCGCTGGTCCAGGGGGCCTTGGGCGGCCGCGCCGAGGTACTGGGCGCCCTCGCCCTCGTACTGAGCGAGATGGGCGATTCGACCCTTTTGGAGAGCGCCCTGCCGACGGCGGGTCCGGCCTCGCGTCTTGCCTTCACTTAG
- a CDS encoding sugar ABC transporter substrate-binding protein, with protein MNAVTRRAVIATAAVSMALSLAACGKAGGDDSADKGSSTKIGLLLPENKTSRYEALDKPQFEKAVKAACGDCEVVYNNAVSDVVKQKQQFDQLIADGIKVIALDPVDATKAEGWVKDAKAKGVKIVAYDRAVKGADAYVSHDNNKVGEIQGKALLAALGTKAATANVVMINGDEKDPNAGLFKKGAHTALDGKVGKIAYEASGEWDPKIAGEKMSAAISSVGKDKINAVYSANDGMAGGVITSLENAGIKGIPVGGQDAEVAGIQRIIAGTQTFTIYKSPLQLAPEAAKFAVNLLQGKDLGAQGTTDGVPSTLFDPVVVDKTNIQSTVVQDGIYKAADLCTSDLAAKCAALGVK; from the coding sequence ATGAACGCAGTGACGCGTCGTGCCGTCATAGCAACGGCCGCGGTCTCGATGGCCCTCTCGCTCGCAGCCTGCGGCAAGGCCGGCGGCGACGACAGCGCGGACAAGGGCAGCTCGACCAAGATCGGCCTGCTCCTTCCGGAGAACAAGACCTCGCGCTACGAGGCCCTGGACAAGCCCCAGTTCGAGAAGGCCGTCAAGGCCGCGTGCGGCGACTGCGAGGTCGTGTACAACAACGCGGTCTCCGACGTCGTCAAGCAGAAGCAGCAGTTCGACCAGCTGATCGCCGACGGCATCAAGGTCATCGCGCTCGACCCGGTCGACGCGACCAAGGCCGAGGGCTGGGTCAAGGACGCCAAGGCCAAGGGCGTCAAGATCGTCGCGTACGACCGTGCCGTCAAGGGCGCCGACGCCTACGTCAGCCACGACAACAACAAGGTCGGCGAGATCCAGGGCAAGGCGCTCCTCGCCGCCCTCGGCACCAAGGCCGCCACCGCCAACGTCGTGATGATCAACGGCGACGAGAAGGACCCGAACGCCGGTCTGTTCAAGAAGGGCGCCCACACCGCCCTCGACGGCAAGGTCGGCAAGATCGCCTACGAGGCCTCCGGCGAGTGGGACCCGAAGATCGCCGGCGAGAAGATGTCCGCCGCGATCTCCTCGGTCGGCAAGGACAAGATCAACGCCGTCTACTCCGCCAACGACGGCATGGCCGGCGGTGTCATCACCTCCCTCGAGAACGCCGGCATCAAGGGCATCCCGGTGGGTGGCCAGGACGCCGAGGTCGCGGGCATCCAGCGGATCATCGCGGGCACGCAGACCTTCACCATCTACAAGTCGCCGCTCCAGCTGGCTCCCGAGGCCGCCAAGTTCGCGGTGAACCTGCTCCAGGGCAAGGACCTGGGCGCCCAGGGCACGACCGACGGCGTCCCGTCGACGCTCTTCGACCCGGTCGTGGTGGACAAGACCAACATCCAGTCCACGGTCGTCCAGGACGGCATCTACAAGGCCGCCGACCTCTGCACCTCGGACCTCGCCGCCAAGTGCGCCGCGCTGGGCGTGAAGTAG
- a CDS encoding ATP-binding cassette domain-containing protein, with protein sequence MVHVSQTPVLALRGIFKRFGAVQVLSGVDLEVHAGEVVALVGDNGAGKSTLVKTIAGVHPIDEGVIEWEGERVEIQRPHDSQNLGVATVYQDLALCDNLDVVANLFLGREIKKGGVLDEVAMEKRAKDLLSTLSIRIPSVRIPVAALSGGQRQVVAIARALVGDPKIVILDEPTAALGVEQTAQVLDLVERLREQGLGVILISHNMADVKAVADTVAVLRLGRNNGTFPVATTTHEEIIAAITGATDNAVTRRQARNAEVAK encoded by the coding sequence TTGGTTCACGTGTCCCAGACGCCCGTGCTGGCGTTGCGTGGGATCTTCAAGCGGTTCGGAGCGGTCCAGGTCCTCTCCGGTGTCGATCTCGAAGTCCACGCAGGAGAGGTCGTCGCACTCGTCGGCGACAACGGAGCGGGAAAGTCCACGCTGGTCAAGACGATCGCCGGCGTGCACCCGATCGACGAGGGCGTCATCGAGTGGGAGGGCGAGCGCGTCGAGATCCAGCGCCCGCACGACTCCCAGAACCTCGGTGTCGCGACCGTCTACCAGGACCTCGCCCTCTGCGACAACCTCGACGTCGTCGCCAACCTGTTTCTCGGCCGCGAGATCAAGAAGGGCGGCGTCCTCGACGAGGTCGCCATGGAGAAGCGGGCCAAGGACCTCCTCTCCACCCTCTCCATCCGCATCCCCAGCGTCCGCATCCCCGTCGCCGCCCTCTCCGGCGGCCAGCGGCAGGTCGTCGCCATCGCGCGCGCCCTGGTCGGCGACCCCAAGATCGTGATCCTCGACGAGCCGACCGCCGCCCTCGGCGTCGAGCAGACCGCCCAGGTCCTCGACCTGGTCGAGCGGCTGCGCGAGCAGGGCCTCGGCGTCATCCTCATCAGCCACAACATGGCCGATGTGAAGGCCGTCGCCGACACCGTGGCCGTGCTGCGCCTGGGCCGTAACAACGGCACCTTCCCGGTGGCCACCACCACGCACGAAGAGATCATCGCCGCGATCACCGGTGCCACGGACAACGCCGTGACCCGCCGCCAGGCCCGCAACGCGGAGGTAGCGAAGTGA